DNA from Terriglobus tenax:
CATCTCGCAGGCCGCGCAGGAGCAGAAGGAGTCCATGCAGAGGGCGATGACCGGGGTCACAGGCACCGTCAACCGGTTGCGCGTCTTCCTGACCACACGCATGAGCTTCTGGGCCACGCAGCCGAACCTTTACCGCATGCTGGTCACCATTGGCCGCGAACGCCGCCACCGCAAGCAGACACACGGCCTGCTGCAGACCACGGTCAAGGAACTGGTCGAGATTTTCGAGGACGGGGTGCGTGCCGGCGAGCTTCCAGCACGCGACTTTGAACCGGTCGGCTGGGCGCTGATGGACCTGCTGCGCGGCATGAACGAACGCCGTATGTATGGCGAGGCCAACCATACGCCGGAGCAGGATACAGCGACCATCCTCTCCTTCGTACTGCCGGTCGTGGGCCTAAGCGATCAGGCGTAGTCTTCGCGATAGGGCGTGAAGACGTCCAGCACCTCGCTGGCCTCGAACGCACGAGCCTGGTGCATGGCATCTCCGGCGACGATGATGCTGTCCCCTGCCTTCAGCGTGTGGTCACCGTCGGGGGTGGTCAGCACAATATGCCCGCTGATGACAAACACCATCTGCTGGTGCGGATGCGAATGCGCGGCCCCCACCCAGCCCGGTTCCATGGTGTGGCGCACCAGCATCATCTCCGGCGTATAGCTCATCACCTGGCGGCGAAGCCCGGGCTCGGGCGTGGTCATATTGTCGTTATCGCGATGCGTGACGGACATAGGTTCTCACTTGCTGAAGCTGGTTTCGCGCTTTTCGGCATGGCGCTCAAGAGCAAACTGGATCAGGCGGTCGATCAGCTGGGAATACCCAATCCCACTGGCCTCCCACAGCTTTGGATACATGCTGATGCTGGTAAAGCCCGGCATGGTATTGATCTCGTTCAGAACGATCTTCGGATTCCTGATCTTCTTTCCCTGTGCATCGTGCGTTGGCTCCATCAGGAAGTCCACGCGCGCCAAACCGCTGCAGTCGCAGGCACGGAAAGCGGCAATGGCCATTTCGCGAATCTGCTTCGCCTGCTTTGCCGTAATGTTGGCCGGAATCACCGGCTCGGAGGTGCTGGTGGCGTCGTACTTCGACGCGTAGTCGTAGAACTCGCGGTCGGGCACGATCTCTCCAACAACCGAGGCATCCGGCGCATCGTTGCCCAGCACAGCCACTTCCAGCTCCCGCGGCTTCACACCGGGGCCGCCAACGCCCTCTTCAATCACGATCTTGCGGTCGAAGCTGGCCGCCAGGTCCATGGCCGCCGCCAGGTCAGCACGCGACTTCACCTTGCTGATACCCACCGACGAACCAAGGTTCGCAGGCTTCACAAAAACCGGGTACTGCAGCTTCTTCTCAATCAGGCGTGTGGCCTTTTTCGGATCAGCCGTCCACTCACTGCGCAGCAGGGTGACGTGCGGCGTCATGGGCAGCTGAGACGCCGCAAACATGCGCTTCATCGCGTCCTTGTCCATACCGGCCGACGAGCCCAGCACGCCGGAGCCGACATAAGCGATGTCCGCCAGCTCAAACAGTCCCTGGATGGTACCGTCCTCGCCAAAGGTGCCGTGCAGCACGGGGAAAACCACGTCGAGCGCAGGCGAAGCCGGCTCCGCCGCAGCAGCCAGAGCAAGCCCCTTGGCCTTCTTCGCGGGCTTAATCGCGGGCGATGGCGGAATGATGGCAACGGCAGGGACCGGCTCCTGCACCGGCAACTCCCCCACAAGCAGCGCCTGCGCATTGCCGGCCGTCAGCCACTGGCCTTGCTTGGTGATGCCGATGGGCACCACCTCGTACTTTTTCTTATCAATCGCCTTGAGAATCGAAGCGGCAGAGCGGAGCGAGACTTCATGCTCGCCACTGCGGCCACCGAAGAGAATGCCTACGCGAAGTTTCTTTGCCATCACGTATGAGGGTACGGCTTGGGAGAGGCGGAAAGGAAGTGCTCACGGATAGTCGTCTCAAAATGGCTAACGGTGGGTATCAGACGAATAGCAGATAGGGCATATTATGACCTACCTGTGCTACCCTTCCTCTGTGACCGGCAAACACCTGCTGAGAAAGACGGTCGATGAGGAAGCTCCTATTCGCTGCGCCGCTGGCCGAGGCCTGCTGCGCGAAGAGGTATGGGAGAACGCCAAGGGCGAGGTTGTCCGTTATAACCTCGCGTTTATTCAGCATGTGCTGTGCGTGAAAGATAACGGGCGCGTGTTGGGCTATGACAACGCTCATGGCAAGCATCATCGACATCAGTGCGGATTCGTGTCCGACTTTGTGTTCGCAGGCTACGAAGCGCTTGTTCTGCAATTTGCAGAACAGGTCGAGGTATTGCGGAGGAAAAAGCGATGAACCTTGAGATTCGATCTGACGGCTTTGAAGGCTTTACAAAGCGGGCGCTGGCACGCGCAAAGAAGCTCGACGCTGGGGAAAAAATTCAACCTTCGTTCGGCATCACCTTCGAATCAGCTCGCGAGATGCTTCAGCTGCTGACGGTGGAACGCACGCGACTTCTGGAGACCGTGCGTACGAAGCATCTTTCGATGAGCGCGCTTGCGGTCCTTCTGAAGCGCGACCCGAAGTCAGTCCGGCGCGACGTGAAAAAGCTGGAAGAGTATGGAATCGTCCGCCTCCGGGAGCAGATTAATCCGGGGCATGGGCGGGTGAAGATTGTGGAGCCGGTGGCGAAGAAGGTGGAACTGCGGGCTAGCTTTT
Protein-coding regions in this window:
- a CDS encoding HVO_A0114 family putative DNA-binding protein, yielding MNLEIRSDGFEGFTKRALARAKKLDAGEKIQPSFGITFESAREMLQLLTVERTRLLETVRTKHLSMSALAVLLKRDPKSVRRDVKKLEEYGIVRLREQINPGHGRVKIVEPVAKKVELRASF
- a CDS encoding DUF6516 family protein — encoded protein: MTYLCYPSSVTGKHLLRKTVDEEAPIRCAAGRGLLREEVWENAKGEVVRYNLAFIQHVLCVKDNGRVLGYDNAHGKHHRHQCGFVSDFVFAGYEALVLQFAEQVEVLRRKKR
- a CDS encoding D-alanine--D-alanine ligase family protein, which gives rise to MAKKLRVGILFGGRSGEHEVSLRSAASILKAIDKKKYEVVPIGITKQGQWLTAGNAQALLVGELPVQEPVPAVAIIPPSPAIKPAKKAKGLALAAAAEPASPALDVVFPVLHGTFGEDGTIQGLFELADIAYVGSGVLGSSAGMDKDAMKRMFAASQLPMTPHVTLLRSEWTADPKKATRLIEKKLQYPVFVKPANLGSSVGISKVKSRADLAAAMDLAASFDRKIVIEEGVGGPGVKPRELEVAVLGNDAPDASVVGEIVPDREFYDYASKYDATSTSEPVIPANITAKQAKQIREMAIAAFRACDCSGLARVDFLMEPTHDAQGKKIRNPKIVLNEINTMPGFTSISMYPKLWEASGIGYSQLIDRLIQFALERHAEKRETSFSK
- a CDS encoding TetR/AcrR family transcriptional regulator, which gives rise to MPAKPKSRRQVLTDFRRSEILDAALKLFGKKGFAETRMDDVAEKAKVAKGTLYLYFSSKEEIYEAAISQAAQEQKESMQRAMTGVTGTVNRLRVFLTTRMSFWATQPNLYRMLVTIGRERRHRKQTHGLLQTTVKELVEIFEDGVRAGELPARDFEPVGWALMDLLRGMNERRMYGEANHTPEQDTATILSFVLPVVGLSDQA
- a CDS encoding cupin domain-containing protein encodes the protein MSVTHRDNDNMTTPEPGLRRQVMSYTPEMMLVRHTMEPGWVGAAHSHPHQQMVFVISGHIVLTTPDGDHTLKAGDSIIVAGDAMHQARAFEASEVLDVFTPYREDYA